In Mucilaginibacter celer, one DNA window encodes the following:
- a CDS encoding aminotransferase class V-fold PLP-dependent enzyme, whose translation MNNILTNEEIQQLRAETRGTAKTIHFNNAGSSLPPDVVVDTITDYLHYEALNGGYETEYTYREELENTYSLIARLINSRKDEVAVVENASIGWWLAFNGIDFKPGDEIITCEMEYVSNLIGLLHAQKTWGVEFKVIPNDKNGYFPSDQFEAAIGPKTKLIAVTHIPSSAGGMIPVIEIGKIARKHNILYLLDACQSAGHIPLDVQQIGCDMMAVTGRKYLRAPRGTGFLYVRKEIQDKLKLFFMDGFTTQWVTETDFKPRDDARRFEVYEKSRALTLGVGKAVEYALNIGVDRIWQRIQYLAGLLREKLNVIAGITVHDFGDQLCGIVTFSVEGMTAADVKNKLAEKHINISVAKAVSTLIYMNKNHLGDIARSSVHYYNTEEEIEILCGALREIIN comes from the coding sequence ATGAACAATATACTAACCAACGAAGAAATACAACAACTCCGCGCCGAAACCCGCGGAACGGCCAAAACCATCCATTTCAATAACGCAGGCTCGTCCCTGCCGCCTGATGTTGTGGTTGATACCATTACCGATTACCTGCATTACGAAGCTCTGAACGGCGGCTACGAAACCGAATACACCTACCGCGAAGAGCTGGAAAATACCTATAGCCTGATAGCCCGGCTCATCAACTCACGCAAAGATGAAGTTGCCGTGGTTGAGAATGCCAGCATTGGCTGGTGGCTGGCCTTTAACGGCATTGATTTTAAACCCGGCGATGAGATCATTACCTGCGAAATGGAATATGTAAGTAACCTGATAGGCTTGCTGCATGCTCAAAAAACATGGGGTGTTGAATTTAAAGTGATCCCCAATGATAAAAACGGCTATTTCCCGTCAGATCAATTTGAGGCCGCCATCGGTCCTAAAACCAAACTGATAGCGGTTACCCATATCCCATCATCGGCAGGTGGCATGATCCCTGTTATTGAGATAGGTAAGATAGCCCGTAAACATAATATACTGTACTTATTGGACGCCTGCCAAAGTGCAGGTCATATACCATTGGATGTGCAGCAGATTGGCTGCGATATGATGGCCGTAACCGGGCGTAAATACCTGCGCGCACCACGGGGCACAGGTTTTTTATATGTGCGGAAAGAAATTCAGGATAAGCTGAAACTATTTTTCATGGACGGCTTCACCACCCAATGGGTTACCGAAACCGATTTTAAGCCCCGCGATGATGCCCGCCGCTTTGAGGTTTATGAAAAAAGCAGGGCCTTAACGCTCGGGGTCGGTAAAGCGGTTGAATATGCGCTAAACATCGGTGTTGACCGGATCTGGCAGCGTATTCAATATTTAGCGGGTTTGCTGCGCGAAAAGCTGAACGTTATAGCAGGTATTACCGTTCATGATTTTGGCGATCAGTTATGCGGCATAGTCACTTTTTCGGTTGAGGGGATGACAGCCGCGGATGTAAAAAACAAACTGGCTGAAAAACACATCAACATATCGGTTGCCAAGGCGGTATCCACACTTATCTATATGAATAAAAACCACCTGGGCGATATTGCGCGCTCCTCGGTGCATTATTATAATACTGAGGAGGAGATAGAGATATTATGCGGTGCGTTGAGGGAGATAATTAACTGA
- a CDS encoding alpha/beta fold hydrolase, producing MIPLPKAILTTLALLLLFILPSCRYMRMPDEKAKQQFAQHDMYAHLMHMSVDGISLHYVKVGSDTLPTLFFIHGSPGSWKGYEKYLMDTALLKHFRMIAIDRPGFGYSNRGHAYHLPKQSELIYGIVKKEMNGKPLHIIGHSLGGPIVVKLAQDHPEAYSSLTILAGSISPYDEPKERWRAIFVHNPLQYLLPGPFRVCNTEIWYFKKELYGMDTCYNRLTMPVTFIHGDKDNLVPVHNAEYGRQKLAFNKQVKVIIIPGANHHIPWDHFDIVKEHLLTLGK from the coding sequence ATGATACCTCTTCCAAAAGCTATACTAACCACCCTTGCTTTATTACTACTATTCATCCTCCCCTCCTGCCGTTACATGCGCATGCCCGATGAAAAGGCGAAGCAACAATTTGCCCAACACGATATGTATGCCCATCTTATGCATATGTCGGTTGATGGCATCAGTTTGCATTATGTTAAAGTGGGCAGCGATACTTTACCTACGCTGTTTTTCATCCACGGCTCGCCCGGCAGCTGGAAGGGTTATGAAAAATACCTGATGGATACGGCACTGCTCAAGCATTTCAGGATGATAGCGATCGACAGGCCCGGTTTTGGGTACAGTAACCGCGGGCATGCCTACCATCTGCCCAAACAATCCGAACTGATTTACGGCATTGTTAAAAAGGAAATGAACGGCAAGCCGCTTCATATCATCGGCCATAGCCTTGGCGGCCCGATAGTGGTTAAGCTGGCACAGGACCATCCCGAAGCATATTCATCACTAACGATACTGGCCGGTTCTATATCTCCATACGATGAACCCAAAGAACGCTGGCGAGCTATATTTGTCCATAATCCGCTGCAATATCTGCTACCCGGCCCTTTCAGGGTATGCAATACCGAGATCTGGTATTTTAAAAAGGAGCTATACGGCATGGATACCTGTTACAACCGCCTCACTATGCCGGTTACCTTTATCCATGGCGATAAGGATAACCTGGTGCCCGTACATAACGCCGAATACGGCAGGCAAAAACTGGCGTTTAATAAACAGGTAAAAGTGATCATCATCCCCGGTGCCAATCACCATATTCCCTGGGATCATTTTGATATTGTAAAAGAGCATTTGCTAACCCTCGGGAAATAG